In Paenibacillus ihbetae, the following are encoded in one genomic region:
- a CDS encoding DUF998 domain-containing protein, producing MAKPLITATPVSANASKFAFGSVFCGTLFVLILASLHVLEPEFDPTWRFVSEYALGSVGWLMQVAFALLSAAQIGVAIAVFPQIRSITGYIGLAILGISAAGVLIAAIFVTDPISVSPENATFSGKLHSIGATLDYTPVSALLLSLALTRSEAWRPVRRRLLISAGIALAAMVAFVLHIPQDGQFGPDILAGLFGRFLIVADIAWLLIVGMHALKLRKQGGHNRASNVDTDGRRS from the coding sequence ATGGCTAAACCGCTAATTACAGCGACACCGGTATCTGCGAATGCTTCCAAGTTCGCCTTCGGATCCGTATTCTGTGGAACGCTGTTCGTCCTGATTCTAGCCAGCCTGCATGTGCTGGAGCCGGAATTCGATCCTACTTGGCGTTTTGTTAGCGAATATGCGCTTGGCAGCGTTGGATGGCTCATGCAAGTCGCATTTGCATTGTTGTCTGCTGCACAGATTGGCGTCGCAATTGCAGTATTCCCGCAAATTCGTTCCATAACAGGATACATCGGGCTCGCTATCCTTGGGATCAGCGCGGCGGGCGTCCTGATCGCCGCCATATTCGTCACCGATCCGATTTCCGTGAGCCCGGAGAATGCAACGTTCAGCGGAAAGCTGCATTCCATTGGCGCCACGCTCGACTATACTCCGGTCTCGGCTCTGCTGCTAAGCCTGGCGCTGACTCGCAGCGAAGCCTGGAGACCCGTTCGCAGACGACTGCTCATCAGCGCCGGGATTGCGCTCGCTGCCATGGTCGCATTCGTCCTGCATATCCCCCAAGACGGCCAGTTTGGTCCTGATATTCTGGCAGGTCTGTTCGGACGATTCTTGATTGTTGCCGATATCGCATGGCTCTTGATCGTCGGAATGCATGCGCTCAAACTCCGCAAGCAGGGAGGGCATAACCGAGCTTCTAACGTGGATACTGACGGAAGGCGGAGTTGA
- a CDS encoding TetR/AcrR family transcriptional regulator, which yields MPRTKEQFEEMRNATRDKIRSAAMQLFVHQGFGSTNVQDIADTAGISIGLLYRHYRTKDQLLKELVAYAVEGLKRNVHFFESDQSPKQLISHFVNEVYTDLLNGEELANLLILINQALFASAGTDSNSNQHDEILQVNARLLDATARLIRKGQQLGEFRLGDPHEMAVYFYASIQGLAEMKILLKSNFTMPSPSVLTAFLIKEME from the coding sequence TTGCCACGGACCAAAGAACAATTTGAAGAAATGCGGAATGCCACCAGAGACAAAATACGCTCAGCAGCGATGCAGCTGTTTGTTCACCAAGGCTTCGGCTCGACGAATGTTCAAGATATCGCGGATACGGCTGGGATCAGCATCGGGTTATTGTATCGGCATTATAGGACAAAGGATCAATTGCTTAAAGAATTGGTTGCCTATGCAGTCGAGGGGTTGAAGCGCAACGTTCATTTCTTTGAATCCGATCAATCTCCCAAACAGTTGATATCACATTTTGTCAATGAGGTTTACACCGACCTGTTGAACGGGGAGGAGCTTGCCAATTTGCTGATCCTAATCAATCAAGCACTGTTTGCGAGTGCCGGTACAGACTCCAACTCCAACCAGCACGATGAGATCCTTCAGGTCAATGCAAGATTGCTTGATGCTACGGCGCGACTCATTCGCAAGGGGCAGCAGCTTGGAGAGTTCCGCTTGGGTGATCCGCATGAGATGGCCGTCTATTTTTACGCTTCCATTCAAGGCTTGGCCGAAATGAAGATCCTGCTCAAAAGCAACTTTACGATGCCCTCGCCGTCAGTCCTGACAGCATTTCTAATTAAGGAAATGGAGTGA
- a CDS encoding GNAT family N-acetyltransferase, which translates to MITIVKADQAEIDVRPGLSELFADGFKQWLGFFSKDPKKLAAAFAHMFVLDQFYVALNQGQVIGMAACTNGTALSVKLDKQELRKHLGLYKGTLAGVFLKKEFETPFAQPLPRTGSIEFVGTASAFRGQGVATQLIRHILEHTPYEVYLIEEVADTNTAAMKLYNKLGFNEYKRREIPGHRAKKIGINHNVSLRLIKKPGSEV; encoded by the coding sequence ATGATCACCATAGTGAAAGCCGATCAGGCTGAAATCGATGTAAGGCCGGGGTTATCTGAATTATTCGCGGATGGCTTCAAGCAGTGGCTTGGCTTTTTCTCCAAGGATCCGAAAAAACTTGCTGCAGCGTTCGCCCATATGTTCGTTCTGGATCAATTTTATGTGGCATTAAACCAGGGGCAAGTGATCGGAATGGCTGCCTGCACGAATGGAACAGCACTCTCGGTTAAACTGGATAAACAGGAGCTCCGTAAACATTTAGGCTTGTATAAAGGCACGTTGGCCGGCGTTTTCCTGAAGAAGGAATTTGAAACCCCTTTTGCTCAACCGTTACCCCGTACAGGTTCTATTGAATTTGTAGGGACAGCTTCAGCATTCAGGGGACAGGGCGTAGCGACGCAATTGATTCGACATATCCTTGAGCATACACCTTACGAGGTTTACTTGATTGAAGAAGTCGCCGATACCAATACCGCAGCAATGAAGCTCTATAATAAATTGGGTTTTAATGAATACAAACGCAGGGAGATCCCCGGCCACCGGGCAAAGAAAATCGGGATCAATCATAACGTATCGCTCAGGCTCATTAAAAAGCCGGGCTCTGAGGTATAA
- a CDS encoding MFS transporter — MSKTVMAGNTTEKTTLVVLLGVSFAHLLNDAMQSVVPAVFPIFQQQMQLSYAEIGWVAFTLNITASILQPIIGFYTDRKPLPLLLPLGMGFSLLGMAGLAWSPSFWCLLISAALIGIGSSVLHPESSRVAHLAMKRRRGLAQSVFQVGGNTGQAFAPLMAAFIIVPQGQAGFLWFTIIAGFGIALQLGVSRWYSQQSRPLHAAAQAVDRAKSSFRKSFIVYVLGILILMLFSKFVYLASMTGYYAFYFMDKYHLPLSTAQISIFALQFAGMVGTFLGGPLADRFGRQKVVWFSILGTSPFSLLLPYVGPAGSVVVCAAIGLILMSGFSVIIVYAQELLPGHVGTVAGLFFGLAFGMGGLGSVMMGWLMDTHGVERMIQACAFLPLLGLFALLLPSDRVIMGKPKSFVA; from the coding sequence ATGTCAAAAACGGTAATGGCGGGGAATACGACGGAAAAAACGACATTAGTCGTACTGCTGGGAGTCAGCTTCGCCCACCTGCTAAACGATGCGATGCAGTCGGTGGTGCCCGCAGTGTTTCCTATTTTTCAGCAGCAGATGCAGCTGAGCTATGCCGAGATCGGATGGGTTGCTTTTACGCTCAATATCACGGCTTCCATTCTGCAGCCGATCATCGGGTTTTATACCGATCGTAAGCCGCTGCCCTTGCTTCTTCCGTTAGGAATGGGCTTTTCCCTTTTGGGAATGGCAGGGTTGGCATGGTCTCCATCGTTTTGGTGCTTGCTCATCTCTGCGGCCTTGATCGGAATCGGTTCCTCGGTGCTGCATCCGGAATCCTCCCGTGTGGCCCATTTGGCGATGAAGCGCCGTCGGGGACTAGCACAATCCGTGTTCCAAGTTGGCGGCAACACAGGTCAAGCTTTCGCCCCGCTTATGGCTGCTTTCATCATTGTTCCGCAGGGGCAGGCAGGCTTCCTGTGGTTTACCATCATTGCCGGCTTCGGAATCGCGCTGCAGCTTGGCGTCAGTCGTTGGTACAGCCAGCAATCCCGCCCTCTGCATGCAGCGGCACAAGCTGTCGATCGAGCGAAAAGCAGCTTCAGGAAGAGCTTTATCGTTTATGTGCTCGGCATTCTGATCCTTATGCTGTTCTCCAAGTTCGTGTATCTGGCCAGCATGACCGGTTATTATGCCTTCTACTTCATGGATAAATATCATTTGCCGTTAAGCACCGCTCAGATCAGCATCTTTGCTCTCCAGTTCGCAGGTATGGTCGGAACGTTCCTCGGCGGCCCGTTAGCCGACCGGTTCGGTCGCCAGAAAGTGGTTTGGTTCTCGATTCTGGGCACATCGCCTTTCTCGCTCCTCCTTCCCTATGTCGGGCCGGCAGGCTCGGTCGTTGTATGCGCGGCAATTGGCTTAATCCTAATGTCCGGGTTCTCGGTCATTATCGTCTATGCACAGGAATTGCTTCCCGGTCATGTAGGAACGGTTGCGGGTTTGTTCTTTGGACTGGCATTTGGGATGGGCGGTTTAGGGTCGGTTATGATGGGGTGGCTGATGGATACCCACGGAGTGGAACGGATGATACAGGCGTGTGCTTTTCTGCCGTTATTGGGATTATTTGCGCTGCTTCTGCCCTCGGATCGTGTGATTATGGGAAAACCTAAGTCATTTGTCGCTTAA
- a CDS encoding AraC family transcriptional regulator: MQIILPRVEIHRFYSSFENTAHTHEDQFQITIPIKGTCHFQHEHKYLSLPPGEGIVLMPRDQHSLHIGDGASLVIIRVRQESMYPQGLLSQREPQYRQQFDVKRISRYFGQWTSGMMNRDLDDPLEEEELETRMISDLQELIWSGGLPVSPAMQISHEEHNQHHARVLEYIHANYTEQLNISTLAGLAMQSRYHFIRTFKSLMGVTPYQYVLQLRVREAIRQLQQSDATVTDISFNLGFSSPSQLYRAFAKITGMTPEQYRKTRL, translated from the coding sequence ATGCAGATCATATTACCACGAGTGGAAATCCATCGATTTTACAGCTCGTTCGAAAATACGGCGCATACACACGAGGATCAATTCCAGATTACGATTCCAATAAAGGGGACCTGTCATTTCCAGCACGAACATAAATATTTGTCCCTCCCTCCAGGGGAAGGGATCGTGCTTATGCCCCGGGACCAGCATTCGCTGCATATCGGCGATGGTGCGAGTCTGGTCATCATCCGAGTCAGGCAGGAAAGCATGTATCCTCAAGGACTTCTAAGCCAGCGAGAACCGCAATACCGGCAGCAGTTTGACGTGAAGCGGATTTCACGGTATTTCGGGCAATGGACCTCAGGCATGATGAACCGCGATCTGGACGACCCGTTGGAAGAGGAAGAGTTGGAGACCCGCATGATATCCGATCTACAGGAGCTGATCTGGAGTGGGGGATTACCTGTCAGTCCTGCGATGCAGATCTCCCATGAAGAACATAACCAGCATCACGCCCGTGTGCTGGAATACATACACGCAAATTACACGGAACAGCTCAACATTAGCACCCTGGCAGGCTTAGCTATGCAAAGTCGGTATCATTTTATTCGTACGTTCAAATCCCTTATGGGCGTAACCCCCTATCAATATGTACTTCAGCTACGGGTAAGGGAAGCGATCCGGCAGCTGCAGCAGTCCGACGCAACGGTTACGGACATTAGCTTCAACCTCGGATTTTCGAGCCCGAGCCAGCTCTATCGAGCCTTTGCCAAAATAACCGGCATGACGCCGGAACAATACCGGAAAACCCGGCTATGA
- a CDS encoding winged helix-turn-helix transcriptional regulator, with product MIIREIRNCPLEIVHDIIKGKWKTMIIYQLKNGNASLAQLEREIDQITQKMLLQHLRELQSCGIVDKIKTEGYPLHVEYYLTKRGRRLLDAVLIMQEIGIEYMVELGQTELLDRKGIPYPQKSG from the coding sequence ATGATCATTCGGGAAATACGTAACTGCCCGCTGGAGATTGTCCATGACATTATTAAAGGTAAATGGAAGACCATGATCATATATCAGCTGAAAAATGGGAACGCATCCTTAGCTCAGCTAGAGCGTGAAATTGACCAGATCACCCAAAAAATGCTGTTGCAGCATTTAAGGGAGCTTCAATCTTGCGGGATCGTGGATAAAATCAAAACGGAAGGTTACCCGCTGCACGTAGAGTACTACCTAACGAAGCGCGGAAGAAGATTGTTAGATGCGGTCCTGATCATGCAAGAGATCGGAATTGAATACATGGTTGAGCTGGGGCAAACCGAGCTTCTCGATCGAAAAGGCATCCCATACCCACAAAAAAGTGGGTAA
- a CDS encoding cysteine hydrolase family protein, translating into MNTALVIVDIQNDYFKGGRNELFNSDQAAARAQEALTLFREKNLPIVHIQCILLDENATFFLPGTEGINIHAAVTPRSDEKVIVKHTPDSFYQTELQQHLESIQAERLVVCGMMSHICIDSTVRSASRLGYEVMLLGDACATRDLEWEGTVIPAQTVHHTFLASLQDTFAQVKNTSSLNELI; encoded by the coding sequence ATGAATACAGCACTAGTAATAGTCGACATTCAGAACGATTATTTCAAGGGAGGGAGAAATGAACTGTTCAATTCCGATCAAGCAGCTGCCCGTGCCCAGGAAGCATTGACGCTGTTTCGGGAGAAGAATTTACCCATTGTCCATATTCAGTGCATTCTGCTGGATGAAAACGCAACATTCTTTCTTCCCGGCACGGAAGGGATCAACATTCATGCGGCGGTAACTCCCCGATCAGACGAAAAAGTCATTGTAAAACATACCCCTGACAGCTTCTATCAAACGGAGCTGCAGCAGCATCTTGAATCCATTCAGGCCGAGCGGTTAGTCGTGTGCGGCATGATGAGCCACATCTGTATTGATTCTACCGTGAGAAGCGCAAGTCGCTTGGGCTATGAAGTCATGTTGCTTGGCGATGCATGTGCGACCAGAGATTTAGAATGGGAAGGAACCGTGATTCCAGCCCAAACCGTGCACCATACATTTTTGGCATCATTGCAGGATACCTTTGCACAAGTAAAGAACACAAGCAGCCTAAATGAGTTGATTTGA
- a CDS encoding bifunctional diguanylate cyclase/phosphodiesterase, with the protein MNHSYNLYIVGLSIIIAILASFSALTITSKISEAQGKTKFFWLFSGALVMGSGIWSMHFVGMLAFHMHMNVRYDVKLTAISMLASVVSSFIAFYITMPTDIDWRKIAVGGFFMGSGIVAMHYIGMEAMIMPADLSYDPVFWILSAVIALAASYAALLLFLRFRRRYQSNLLKWISAVVMGFAVCGMHYTGMKAARFEPHAGAAADHQQTLDFFLLYGVTGTIFIILLVSWGAMFFDRHVLEKLAFQDSITGLPNRNEMNRFFENSAGEKNIGILFIDLDQFKAINDTLGHHVGDGLVQQVGGRLRRFIKPGKQQVFRIGGDEFLVMVKECDRRYAEKLADQILQLIKQVYFIDGNELYVTGSIGISIGAIHSSDRSTLLKNADTAMYKAKGLGKNQRCFYTEEMGVREVRRMELEKDLHRALELEEFFVVYQPKWNVKTDRLVGFEALIRWRHPRLGVVSPVEFIPIAEETGLIFPITRWALEQACRQCRAWQDRGIDQPVSVNLSVKLFYGEILYDLVESALNRAQLDGRLLELEITESMVLHDVNDVIRQLEQVRSLGVKVSMDDFGTGYSSIGLLDRIPLDALKLDSLFTNDLDTPSKRAIINAIVLMAENLKLEVIAEGVENKEHIDYLTGLGCHVMQGFYYGQPMDSEEINEWLNNRKSRTEGAEHSALTAAT; encoded by the coding sequence ATGAACCACAGCTATAACTTGTACATAGTCGGACTATCGATTATCATAGCCATTCTAGCATCATTCTCAGCCCTGACCATAACCTCTAAAATTTCGGAAGCTCAGGGAAAAACGAAGTTCTTTTGGCTCTTCTCGGGCGCGCTTGTCATGGGCAGCGGGATTTGGTCCATGCATTTTGTCGGCATGCTCGCTTTTCATATGCATATGAATGTGCGGTACGATGTCAAGCTGACGGCCATCTCCATGCTGGCCAGCGTGGTTTCATCCTTCATCGCGTTCTATATTACGATGCCGACGGACATCGACTGGCGGAAAATTGCTGTCGGAGGTTTCTTCATGGGCAGCGGTATTGTGGCAATGCACTATATCGGGATGGAAGCCATGATCATGCCGGCTGATCTCAGTTATGATCCCGTATTCTGGATATTGTCCGCGGTCATTGCGCTTGCCGCATCTTATGCTGCGCTGCTGTTATTTCTGCGGTTCCGCAGGCGTTATCAATCCAACCTCCTGAAGTGGATATCGGCGGTGGTCATGGGTTTTGCCGTTTGCGGCATGCACTATACCGGCATGAAGGCTGCCCGGTTTGAACCTCATGCCGGTGCGGCAGCTGACCACCAGCAAACGCTGGATTTTTTTTTACTGTACGGAGTCACGGGGACGATATTCATCATATTGCTTGTTTCGTGGGGGGCCATGTTTTTCGACAGGCATGTGCTGGAGAAGCTGGCGTTTCAGGATAGTATTACAGGGCTTCCCAACCGCAACGAGATGAACCGCTTTTTCGAAAACAGCGCAGGCGAAAAAAACATCGGGATATTGTTTATTGATCTGGATCAGTTCAAGGCCATTAACGACACGCTTGGGCATCATGTAGGCGATGGCTTGGTTCAGCAGGTAGGGGGGCGTTTGAGGAGATTTATCAAGCCTGGAAAGCAGCAGGTATTCCGAATCGGCGGGGACGAGTTTCTTGTGATGGTGAAGGAGTGCGACCGGCGATACGCGGAAAAGCTGGCAGATCAGATTTTGCAGCTGATCAAGCAAGTATATTTTATTGACGGCAATGAATTGTACGTCACCGGGAGTATTGGAATCAGCATCGGGGCCATTCACAGCTCGGACCGATCAACCCTATTAAAGAACGCGGATACGGCGATGTATAAAGCGAAAGGACTCGGCAAGAATCAGCGGTGCTTCTATACGGAAGAGATGGGGGTCCGGGAAGTTCGCAGGATGGAGCTGGAGAAGGATCTGCATCGGGCACTGGAGCTTGAGGAATTCTTCGTCGTCTACCAGCCGAAGTGGAATGTGAAGACCGACCGGCTGGTCGGCTTTGAAGCATTGATCCGCTGGAGGCATCCACGGCTCGGGGTGGTATCTCCAGTGGAATTCATTCCGATTGCGGAAGAGACGGGTCTAATATTCCCCATAACGCGCTGGGCGCTGGAGCAGGCTTGCCGCCAATGTCGAGCTTGGCAGGATCGTGGGATTGATCAGCCCGTGTCCGTCAATTTGTCGGTCAAATTGTTTTATGGCGAGATCTTATACGACCTCGTGGAATCCGCGCTGAACCGAGCCCAGCTTGACGGGCGTCTGCTCGAGCTTGAAATCACGGAATCCATGGTGCTCCATGATGTCAACGACGTTATTCGCCAGCTGGAGCAGGTCCGTTCTCTCGGCGTCAAAGTATCGATGGATGATTTCGGAACCGGATACTCCTCCATCGGGCTGCTGGACCGGATTCCACTGGATGCGTTAAAGCTGGACAGCCTGTTTACGAATGATCTCGATACCCCCAGCAAACGCGCGATCATCAATGCAATCGTGCTAATGGCGGAAAACCTGAAGCTGGAGGTCATTGCCGAGGGCGTCGAGAACAAGGAGCATATCGACTATTTGACCGGGCTGGGCTGTCATGTGATGCAGGGATTTTATTACGGTCAACCGATGGACTCCGAAGAGATAAATGAATGGTTGAATAATCGGAAGTCACGGACGGAAGGCGCTGAGCACTCTGCTCTGACGGCGGCAACATGA
- a CDS encoding response regulator transcription factor encodes MKTFTILYIEDDQEIGAWSRDFLSGQGYEVIWKTSGYDVEEALDRCDLVIADIMLPGLDGFTVGQRIKRHRPELPMMMLTARTAIEDKLTGLSFADDYMTKPYHPDELLARIQVLLRRSGASEPERLQLRHLTIDRNRNRIWHTESKEEIVLTGKQFHIFMYFLDHLNHILTQKQIYEAVWGEPHMAGDKTLTVHIRHLREKIERDPAAPQIIETIRGVGYRVRA; translated from the coding sequence ATGAAGACATTCACGATTTTGTATATTGAAGACGATCAGGAGATCGGTGCCTGGTCCAGGGATTTTTTAAGCGGGCAGGGTTATGAGGTAATATGGAAGACATCCGGTTATGACGTAGAAGAAGCATTGGACCGCTGTGATTTGGTGATCGCCGACATTATGCTCCCGGGCTTGGATGGCTTTACGGTCGGTCAACGGATCAAACGGCACAGGCCCGAGCTGCCCATGATGATGCTGACGGCGAGAACGGCCATTGAGGATAAGCTGACTGGCTTGTCTTTTGCCGATGACTACATGACGAAGCCTTATCATCCGGATGAGCTGCTAGCCCGCATTCAAGTGCTTCTTCGACGGTCGGGCGCTTCGGAACCGGAACGGCTTCAGCTCCGTCATTTGACGATTGACCGGAACCGTAACCGGATATGGCATACGGAATCGAAGGAAGAGATTGTGCTTACAGGCAAGCAATTTCATATTTTTATGTACTTTCTCGACCATTTGAATCACATCTTAACGCAGAAGCAGATCTATGAAGCGGTATGGGGCGAACCGCATATGGCGGGGGATAAAACGTTGACGGTCCACATTCGGCATTTGCGGGAGAAAATCGAACGGGATCCGGCGGCTCCCCAAATTATCGAGACTATCCGCGGCGTCGGATACCGGGTGCGGGCATGA
- a CDS encoding sensor histidine kinase, which produces MKLRGSLMTKYLILIMAAMMLWPVIPAMFYFPGYLLSDHPIYRPEEISRKWHEEAVKLNGVDGVTIHDRLAELNGEFPDAEIFWVDPSGRTHAVQDLSENIPEQWDYEDVLSFQLKSHEPGSFTLASLIGDDPKQGFMVMRLPESHILSAEMSLAGNLPLILLFFMICLCFVGLSWFFFVKLRQRLIKLQSAMSVSGKNDIPNEVTISKNDEIGELEGAFNRMVRELRESQQREREEEDLRKQFISNVSHDLRTPLTVIRQHIHTVRNNPESTQGQTSLTIMETKLNEVDKLMDNLLSYSLLSAGKYPMHLQPVDIAEEVRNRVAEWYPIFEARDFEVQVELPEEPVIWNADPMWLRRILDNVFQNVVRHAGAGRYIAIQITEDQKQTLMIRDKGPGIGNESPEKGAGIGLSIVSLMAKEMGMQWEMKSGLTGCTFCIWKDSQQLAD; this is translated from the coding sequence ATGAAACTTCGCGGCTCGTTAATGACCAAATACCTGATCCTGATTATGGCCGCGATGATGCTTTGGCCGGTCATTCCCGCAATGTTTTATTTTCCGGGCTATCTGCTTAGCGATCATCCGATCTACCGTCCGGAAGAAATATCCCGGAAGTGGCATGAAGAAGCCGTTAAGCTGAACGGGGTGGACGGGGTGACGATTCATGACCGATTGGCCGAGTTGAATGGCGAGTTTCCGGATGCCGAAATATTCTGGGTTGACCCGTCAGGCAGAACGCATGCGGTCCAAGATCTTTCGGAGAATATACCCGAGCAGTGGGATTATGAGGATGTGCTCTCTTTCCAGTTGAAGAGCCATGAACCGGGATCGTTTACTTTAGCCTCTCTCATCGGAGACGATCCCAAGCAAGGATTTATGGTCATGCGGCTCCCTGAATCCCATATCCTGTCGGCTGAAATGTCGCTCGCGGGAAATCTGCCGCTGATTCTTTTATTTTTCATGATTTGTCTGTGCTTCGTTGGGTTGTCCTGGTTCTTCTTCGTTAAGCTTCGCCAAAGACTGATCAAGCTGCAGTCTGCGATGAGCGTAAGCGGAAAAAATGATATTCCGAATGAAGTCACGATTAGCAAAAACGACGAAATCGGAGAGCTTGAGGGCGCTTTTAACCGCATGGTGCGGGAGCTTAGGGAAAGCCAACAGCGGGAACGGGAAGAGGAAGATCTGCGCAAGCAATTCATTTCGAATGTGTCCCATGATCTTCGTACCCCGCTGACAGTCATTCGCCAGCATATCCATACGGTTCGCAATAATCCGGAATCGACTCAAGGCCAGACGTCCCTTACCATCATGGAAACCAAGCTGAATGAAGTCGATAAGCTGATGGATAATCTATTATCCTATTCGCTGCTGTCGGCAGGAAAATATCCCATGCACCTGCAACCCGTCGATATCGCGGAAGAAGTCCGGAATCGGGTGGCCGAATGGTATCCGATATTCGAAGCCAGGGATTTTGAGGTTCAGGTCGAGCTTCCTGAAGAGCCGGTGATCTGGAATGCGGATCCAATGTGGCTCCGTCGGATTCTCGACAACGTGTTTCAGAACGTGGTTCGTCACGCCGGAGCGGGCCGATACATCGCAATTCAAATAACTGAAGATCAGAAGCAAACCCTTATGATTAGAGACAAAGGCCCCGGAATCGGCAATGAGTCTCCGGAGAAAGGCGCAGGTATCGGTTTATCCATCGTTTCGTTGATGGCCAAGGAGATGGGGATGCAGTGGGAAATGAAATCCGGCCTCACGGGATGTACGTTTTGCATTTGGAAAGATTCGCAGCAGCTAGCGGATTAA
- a CDS encoding ABC transporter permease codes for MKQATAQRDFPQTSKQADHRTSFAARLRRDKWLYLLLLPGLLYFLVFKYVPMWGVLLAFQNYQPFTGFLKSEWVGFEHFRLFFNNPEFFMLLRNTLLLSFYNLIFFFPAPIILALLLNEVRLSFFKRTIQTMIYVPHFISMVIVASLTYVFLTTEGGTVNELLFQYTGNKIQFLSDPSWFRPIIILQTIWKECGWGTIIFLAALSAVDVEQYEAATIDGANRWRQLWHITLPAIRSTIVILLILRMGSVLDNGFEQIYLMLNPLNRSVGEVFDTYVYAMGITQGAFSYSTAVGLFKSVVGVTLVLGTNWLAKKFGQSGLY; via the coding sequence ATGAAGCAAGCTACGGCTCAAAGGGACTTTCCGCAAACGTCCAAGCAGGCGGATCACCGCACGAGCTTCGCGGCAAGGCTTCGCAGGGACAAATGGCTATACCTGTTGCTGCTCCCAGGCTTGCTTTATTTTTTGGTTTTTAAATACGTGCCGATGTGGGGGGTACTGCTGGCATTTCAAAACTACCAGCCGTTTACCGGCTTTCTGAAAAGCGAATGGGTGGGCTTCGAGCATTTTCGCCTGTTTTTTAATAACCCCGAGTTTTTTATGCTGCTGCGCAATACGCTGCTGCTATCGTTTTATAATCTCATTTTCTTTTTTCCCGCTCCGATTATATTGGCGCTCTTGTTAAATGAGGTAAGGCTTTCGTTCTTTAAGCGCACGATTCAAACGATGATTTACGTCCCACATTTTATCTCGATGGTAATCGTGGCGAGCTTGACGTACGTGTTCCTGACCACGGAAGGAGGCACCGTCAACGAGCTGCTGTTCCAATATACGGGGAACAAAATCCAGTTTCTGTCCGACCCGTCATGGTTCCGTCCCATCATTATTTTGCAGACGATCTGGAAGGAATGCGGCTGGGGAACGATCATTTTCCTGGCGGCGCTGTCGGCCGTCGACGTGGAGCAATACGAGGCCGCGACGATCGACGGGGCGAACCGCTGGAGGCAGCTTTGGCACATAACCCTTCCGGCCATTCGCAGCACGATTGTTATCCTGCTTATTTTGCGCATGGGCAGCGTGCTGGACAACGGCTTTGAACAAATTTATTTGATGTTAAATCCGCTCAACCGCTCGGTGGGCGAGGTGTTCGACACGTACGTCTATGCGATGGGGATTACGCAAGGCGCATTCAGCTACAGCACGGCCGTCGGGCTGTTTAAGTCGGTCGTTGGCGTGACGCTCGTCCTCGGCACGAACTGGCTGGCGAAAAAATTCGGCCAATCCGGGCTTTATTAA